Sequence from the Flavobacterium sp. TR2 genome:
AAATGTTTGCGGTAAACTTATGCCGCTACCGCCAGTAAAATTGCTGCCGTTGCCAAAATAGATTAGAAATCTGCCATTAGTTCCGGAGGCAACATTGATTTTGCATTCAAAAGCGGCAACAGCAGTGCCTGTAAAAGGAGCCAGACCAAATTTTGCACCCGTTGTGGTTGTGCCAGCATTCATTTTAAGTTCGGCTCCTGCGCCTCCTGCAAAATTAGTAGAGGAGAGCTCAATAGAACCTTCAGTAGCGGACGAAGCCCTTACGCTAGCATTGCCTCCGCCAGTCATGGGTGAAGGCAGGTAAGTTGAACTATAAGCAGTGGAAGTATAGGGCATTAAGGAGGTGATGCCAAAGTTGTATTCCCAACTTAAATTTTGCGCCTTTGCTTCGAATAAAGAAAAAGCGCAGAGTAAAACAAGTAAACTTTTTTTCATAATAAAGTGGTTTTGGTTGAGTTAGTAAATCAGCGATTCTTGGCTAGATTGCATTTTCAAGCCAAAGAAAAGCTTGTTGTTTTTATAGAAAATATGTTTTAATGTTCGTTTTTAATTCAATAAAGCTGTTTTTTAAGTTCAATTTTTGATTTCAGAGCTGCATAGACATTCATCAGCGTTATGAGGTTTCTAAATTTGATGAATGTTTGGTATCGCTAATTTGAATGCGGTAATGAAAATGATATTTCAAATTCGGTTATAAATGTTTTGAATTTGTGTAAAGGTCTATTCTTGCCCAAGTGAATTTACCATTTGACAGAAATTACCTTTTGGTTTTAAAATGAAACTGGTGCATCAATCAAAACAGATTAATGCACCAGCTGTAGAAAGTATTATTCGTTTGAAGGTTTTCCAATCGTTGCCAAAATTCCGCCATCGACATACACTACGTGCCCGTTTACAAAATCACTGGCTTTTGAACTTAGAAAGATTGCGGCTCCTTGCAAATCTTCAGGATCTCCCCAGCGTCCTGCGGGAGTTCTTCCCATAATAAATTCGTTAAACGGATGACCATTTACGCGGATAGGCGCTGTCTGGCTCGTCGCAAAATAACCAGGACCGATTCCGTTAGTTTGAATATTGTATTTGGCCCATTCAGTTGCCATATTTTTGGTCAGCATTTTCAAACCTCCTTTTGCGGAAGCATAAGCACTTACAGAATCTCTTCCCAGTTCGCTCATCATCGAACACATATTGATGATTTTTCCGCCTCCGCGGTTGATCATTCCTTTTACTACATTTTTAGAAACGATAAAAGGCCCGGTTAAATCTACTTTTATTACCGCTTCAAAGTCGGCAACTTCCATTTCGATAATAGGAGTTCTTTTGATTATTCCCGCATTATTGATCAAAATATCGATTGGACCAACTTCTGCTTCAATTTTATTGATGGCATCGATTACAGCATTTTCATCAGTCACGTCAAACAAATATCCGTAAGCTTCAATTCCTTCTGCTTTGTATTCTGCAATTGCATTGTCTACAGCTTCTTGCGACGAATGATCGTTTACCACAATTTTTGCTCCCGCATGTCCAAGACCTTTCGCCATCGCCATTCCTAATCCGTGAACTCCTCCTGTAATTAAAGCTGTTTTCCCTGTTAAATCAAATAAGTTAATTGACATTTTTTTGTTTTTTAGTTAATAGTATTCTTCAGTTTTTGTTTTTCTCTTTACGATTATTTTACGCTTACAGCAAGCGGATTTTTTAGCTCCTCATTAAAATGATTCAGATAGTCAAACCATTGTTGCGAACTGGTAATTTTTCCTGCTTTGTCCCAAGCGGCGCCAGTGTAATAAACAATTGACTCATTATTTTTCACAGAAGTTTTAGATAATAATTGTTCTTTATTAGCCCACATTGCATCGGCTGGTGTAGTTAGTATAGAACCGACAGCTGTTGTGCCGTCTTTTTCAAAAGTAGGTTCCCAATACCCCATAATGCCTTGCTGTTCGTTTAGCAGTATAGCTCCAGCTTTTTCTCTTCGAATAATGCCGACAACAACAGACAAAGGTTTGTTATCATTGAAAGTGTACAGATTCTCAATGCGATTTAATTGCGACCCAGCATCGATAGAAATCGTTTTAATAGCCTGAACTTTGATTCCGCCAGCATTCCAGCTGTCATAAATTAACTGAAAAGTAGTGCGAAGCGGACCATTGTCTAAAATCTTCCATCGATGGTAATTTCCAGAATAGCGAATCGTATCTTTCACAAAAGGAGCCATGTTTCCTGCGCCTAAAGTATAGCCAACATGATAATAATCTAGTCCGTCGCCGTGATCTATATGATAATCATTGCGTTTGTAGCGGTCATTTAAAACCAAACTAGAAGTGTTTTTTACCCAAACATCAAAACCATAAGCATCGCCTTCTGTTTTTTCTAAAGCTTTTCCGTACGCGCGAAAAGCAATTTTGTCATTCTCCCAAGCAAAATCGTCTAATCTTTCGGGTACAAATCGAGCGAAAGTTTTAGCAGTAAATTTTTCTGGTTTTCCTTTTTGAATGAAAAGTTGCAATGAACTTTTGGCTTTAATGTCTACTTGAACCAATAAATTTTGAATCGCAGCTTGTCCTTTGTGTTCCAATTGAAACGGAATCTGCTTTTTGGTTTTACTGTTAATGACCACAAAATTGGCAGTGTCAATCTGAGGATAGGAGACAAGAAGGCTTTTCCATTTTATAGCGGTAACCGTTTCTTTTCTATCTAAAACAGAATTGTTTGCAATGGTGATGGTGGCTTTGTTTTGAGCTATTATGGCTGATGGTAAAGCACAAACCATTAAGATAAAGTGTGAAAATTTCATGAGATTTATTTTGATATTTTTTGAATAAAAAGGTTCGGTTCAGGCATGAGTTATGCAGTCCGAACACTAAAAGTCTTTTTCGGATGCGTTGTTGAATTGTTGAAAGTTGATTTTAAACCTTGTTGAGGTTTTTAAAGACTAAGAGGAACTGATAAAATTTTGCATTATAGAGAAGTTATGTTGTGTTGAGTTATTCTTTTGCGTTTTCTAAGCGGGCCAAATATTCGCTTGGCATACAACCGTAATGCTGTTTAAAGGCGGTAGAGAAGTACGATGGCGAATTGAAACCGCACATATACGTAATCTGAGCTATGGTATAACGCTTACTCTGCATCAATTCGACAGCTTTCTTAAAACGAATTCTTTTGATAAAATCCATTGCCGATTCCCCTGTAATCGCCTTTAATTTGATATAAAGATTTGAACGGCTCATTCCGATTTCGCGGCTGAAATGATCCACAGTAAATTCAGAATCTGCCAAATGTTCTTCGACAATGCGAATGGCTTCTTTCAAGAATTCCTCA
This genomic interval carries:
- a CDS encoding gluconate 5-dehydrogenase, whose translation is MSINLFDLTGKTALITGGVHGLGMAMAKGLGHAGAKIVVNDHSSQEAVDNAIAEYKAEGIEAYGYLFDVTDENAVIDAINKIEAEVGPIDILINNAGIIKRTPIIEMEVADFEAVIKVDLTGPFIVSKNVVKGMINRGGGKIINMCSMMSELGRDSVSAYASAKGGLKMLTKNMATEWAKYNIQTNGIGPGYFATSQTAPIRVNGHPFNEFIMGRTPAGRWGDPEDLQGAAIFLSSKASDFVNGHVVYVDGGILATIGKPSNE
- a CDS encoding DUF4861 domain-containing protein produces the protein MKFSHFILMVCALPSAIIAQNKATITIANNSVLDRKETVTAIKWKSLLVSYPQIDTANFVVINSKTKKQIPFQLEHKGQAAIQNLLVQVDIKAKSSLQLFIQKGKPEKFTAKTFARFVPERLDDFAWENDKIAFRAYGKALEKTEGDAYGFDVWVKNTSSLVLNDRYKRNDYHIDHGDGLDYYHVGYTLGAGNMAPFVKDTIRYSGNYHRWKILDNGPLRTTFQLIYDSWNAGGIKVQAIKTISIDAGSQLNRIENLYTFNDNKPLSVVVGIIRREKAGAILLNEQQGIMGYWEPTFEKDGTTAVGSILTTPADAMWANKEQLLSKTSVKNNESIVYYTGAAWDKAGKITSSQQWFDYLNHFNEELKNPLAVSVK